In the genome of Danio rerio strain Tuebingen ecotype United States chromosome 23, GRCz12tu, whole genome shotgun sequence, one region contains:
- the dazap2 gene encoding DAZ-associated protein 2, with protein sequence MNNKGSYPQQAVYPQQSTAPVYPPAMQVPAQVSQYPDAPPPYSEVYQPRYMAPPPAPGQMPQMTSAYPGTQMYMPMHAQTVPMGAMASSVPMAYYPMGPVYPPGSTVMVDGGFDAGARFGPGTGSSIPPPPPGHLPNAAQMAAMQGANVVMTQRKGNFFMGGSSGGYTIW encoded by the exons GTTCATATCCACAACAAGCTGTTTACCCTCAGCAGAGCACAGCACCCGTTTACCCGCCTGCTATGCAAGTCCCTGCTCAGGTGTCTCAGTATCCAGATGCCCCTCCTCCATACTCCGAG GTTTATCAGCCCAGATATATGGCTCCCCCTCCAGCCCCTGGACAAATGCCCCAGATGACCTCTGCTTACCCTGGTACTCAGATGTACATGCCCATGCATGCCCAGACTGTGCCAATGGGGGCCATGGCTTCTAGTGTCCCGATGGCGTATTATCCGATGGGGCCCGTGTACCCTCCTGGCTCCACTGTCATGGTGGATGGTGGATTTGATGCTGGAGCTCGCTTCGGGCCTGGCACTGGTAGTTCCATTCCG CCTCCACCTCCCGGACACCTCCCTAACGCGGCTCAGATGGCAGCCATGCAGGGTGCAAATGTCGTGATGACACAGCGCAAGGGCAACTTTTTCATGGGTGGCTCCAGCGGTGGTTACACCATCTGGTAA